In Bradyrhizobium guangdongense, the sequence GGCGCACCGCTCGGGTTCGCTGATCACCGCGCGGATGGCCGCCGAACAGGGGCGCGAGGTGTTCGCGGTGCCCGGCTCGCCGCTCGATCCCCGCGCCGCCGGCACCAACGATCTGATCAAGCAGGGCGCAACGCTGGTCACGGAGGCGTCCGACATCATCAACGCGGTGCAGCCGATCATGGAGCGGCCGCTGATGATTCCCGCCCGCGAGCCCGACAGCGAACCGTTCGAAAGCGATCCGCAAGCGCACGATCGCGACCAGATCACTGACCTGCTCGGCCCCACCCCGATCTCGATCGACGATCTCGTGAGGATGTCCGGCGCCTCGGCCGCGATCGTGCGCACCGTGCTGCTGGAGCTTGAGCTTGCCGGTCGCCTCGAGCGTCACGGCGGCGGTCTGGTGTCGCTGATCTAGAAACGAATTGAGTTCTGTAGTTGCCGGCCCAGAGCTCGGCTCACCTCTCCCGTACGGAGAGGTGAGCCACTGAGAGCCGACCCAGCCGACGCTCTACGCGTTGTTGCGCTCGTCGAAGCGGGTGCGCGCGGAGGCAATCTGCTCCTGATGCTTGATCGCCCACTCGCCGAGCGCCTTCACCGGCTGCTGCAATCCGCGGCCGAGGTCGGTCAGCTCGTAATCCACGCGCGGCGGAATGGTCGGGAAGATCGTGCGCGTGACCAAGCCGTCGCGCTCGAGGCCGCGCAAGGTCAGGGTCAGCATCCGCTGCGAGATGCCGTTGATCATGCGCTTCAGCTCGTTGAAACGTTTCGGCCCGTCGCTGAGCATCATGATGACGAACACGCTCCATTTGTCGCCGACGCGGGACAGCACGGAGGCAACCCCGCGGCAGTCCGCGTGGTTGGGATCCGGCATGGGTTCGGGCCTTTGATTTGGCCTTGGCGCGGCAGGCAAATCGCTGTGCTTCGGTTTCAATGATGTGCCCATGGCTCAAAAAAGTGCGTTCTTGCGGGGATTTTGACAGTCACTCATGTAGTGCGGGTTACAAATCTATACCATGGGTGACCCCAAATGAAACTGCTCCATATCGACTCCAGCGTACTCGGCCCCCACTCTGTCTCCAGGCAAGTTTCCGCCGCCATCGTCGCGCGTCTGCGCCAGGCGAGCCCCTCGCTCGACATCGTCTATCGCGACCTGGCCCAGATCCCGCTCGCCCACCTCTCCGGCTCGCACCTCGCGGCTGCGCAAGGCGCGCCTGCGCCTGCGGAACTCGCCCCCGACCTTGCCGCGAGCGCAGCGGTGCTCGACGAGTTTCTCGCGGCCGACATCGTCGTGATCGGCGCGCCCATGTACAACTTCACCATTCCGAGCCAGCTCAAGGCCTGGATCGATCGCATCCTGGTGGCGGGGAAGACCTTTAAATACGGCGCGACCGGACCCGAGGGGCTTGCCGGCGGCAAGCGCGTGATCGTGGCGATTTCACGCGGCGGTCATTACGGCGCCGAGACGCCCTACGCGGCCGGAGAGCACCTCGAATCCTATTTGCGCTGGGTGTTCGGCTTTATCGGGATCACGAGCGTCGAATTCATCCCTGCCGACGGAATCCAGCTCGGCCCCGAGCATCGCGAGAAAGCGATCACCGGGGCGCTCGAGGCGGCAACGAGCCTCCGCGCCGCCTGAGGTCACGTCGACATCATCAGCCGCCAAAGCACCTGCGGCGGCTGATACACCAGCCGATGGTCCTCAATGCTAAAGCCAATAGCCCTGTACGCCCAGGATGACGGCAACGAGGGACATGAGCAGGCCGATACCGGAGAAGATGGCGACCCCGATGAACTCCGACGTGTCGGAGCGTTTGGCGGGAACCGTGGAGCGTTCGGTGTAAATACGCGGTGCTGAAATCGGCGAAGCAATGCGGGCTGCTTTCGGCATAACGGACTCCTTTTAAAAATGAGTCTTTTGATCCCCGGCCCGTAGAAGGGTCTTTGCAACGCGCGCGAAGGTTCAACAAATCGCGCAAGCTTCCGAAAATACATCTCAAGAGACGAGGGAACCGGCCGGCGCAACCGTTTGCGGATTGCGGCGGCCGATTCAGCTTCAGATCACTGATCAGCCGCGATAGATCGGCGCGCCGCTCGGCGATGCCACCGCGCCGCCATCGACGAAGATCTCCTGGCCCTGAATGTGCGCGGCATCGTCCGAGGCAAGGAACAGCACTGTCTTTGCAATGTGATCCGGCTCGCCGATGCGGCCGAGCGGCGTCGACAATGCGATGCGCTTCTCGAACGCTTGCTCGGCTTCGGGCGTTGCGACTGCCGCGCCCCAGATCGGCGTGCGGATCGCGCCGGGCGCGACCACGTTGACGCGGATGCCGCGCGGCGACAGTTCCGAAGCCATGATCCGTGCCATCGCCCGCACGCCCGCCTTCGCCGCGCCGTAGGCCGAGTAGCCGGGAATGCCGAGTACTGAGATCACCGATCCGTTGAGGATGATCGAAGCGTTGTCATTGAGATAAGGCAGTGCCGATTGCACCGTGAAGAACACGCCGGTCAGGTTGGTGCTGATCACCTTCTCGAACGTCTCGAGCGTCGCCGAGCCGAGCGGCGTGCTGCCGGGAATGCCGGCGTTGGCGAACACGATGTCGAGCTTGCCGAATTTTTCCGCGCCTTGCCTGATCGCAGCCTCGGTCGCCGCGACGTCGGTCGCGTCGGCGACAACGGCCAGCGCATTGGCCCCCAGCTCCTTCGCGGCAGCATCCAGCGTCGCCTTGTTGCGTCCGGTGATGATCACCTTCGCCCCCTCGGCCACGAACAACTTCGCCGTCGCCAATCCAATGCCGCCATTGCCGCCGGTAATCAGGGCCGTCTTGCCTTTCAGTCTCACGCTCGCCTCCGCATAGTTGCATGATTAAACCAGATTGCCA encodes:
- a CDS encoding winged helix-turn-helix transcriptional regulator, with the protein product MGTSLKPKHSDLPAAPRPNQRPEPMPDPNHADCRGVASVLSRVGDKWSVFVIMMLSDGPKRFNELKRMINGISQRMLTLTLRGLERDGLVTRTIFPTIPPRVDYELTDLGRGLQQPVKALGEWAIKHQEQIASARTRFDERNNA
- a CDS encoding FMN-dependent NADH-azoreductase; translated protein: MKLLHIDSSVLGPHSVSRQVSAAIVARLRQASPSLDIVYRDLAQIPLAHLSGSHLAAAQGAPAPAELAPDLAASAAVLDEFLAADIVVIGAPMYNFTIPSQLKAWIDRILVAGKTFKYGATGPEGLAGGKRVIVAISRGGHYGAETPYAAGEHLESYLRWVFGFIGITSVEFIPADGIQLGPEHREKAITGALEAATSLRAA
- a CDS encoding glucose 1-dehydrogenase, whose product is MRLKGKTALITGGNGGIGLATAKLFVAEGAKVIITGRNKATLDAAAKELGANALAVVADATDVAATEAAIRQGAEKFGKLDIVFANAGIPGSTPLGSATLETFEKVISTNLTGVFFTVQSALPYLNDNASIILNGSVISVLGIPGYSAYGAAKAGVRAMARIMASELSPRGIRVNVVAPGAIRTPIWGAAVATPEAEQAFEKRIALSTPLGRIGEPDHIAKTVLFLASDDAAHIQGQEIFVDGGAVASPSGAPIYRG